The following coding sequences lie in one Eremothecium sinecaudum strain ATCC 58844 chromosome IV, complete sequence genomic window:
- the YET2 gene encoding Yet2p (Syntenic homolog of Ashbya gossypii ABR095C; Syntenic homolog of Saccharomyces cerevisiae YKL065C (YET1) and YMR040W (YET2)): protein MSMYLTILFGLLVTEMSLLFVLVLPLPFTVRRSVVRSFEQLMAMPQLKTIAIIGYVLVGMMFVDSWKRAGFVGWRETENLGHVRPSKTIQEYTTRAYNQRNLYLSGFVLYFNLCIPTVINILHSLVKHEELSRSGSKTAAESEKMKQLRKELAQKEASLEALKKQKAGLEAHFDASVESKEKTSTKAKKED from the coding sequence ATGTCCATGTACCTTACAATTCTGTTTGGCCTACTAGTGACGGAGATGTCACTTTTGTTTGTGCTGGTTCTGCCATTGCCTTTTACTGTCCGCAGATCAGTTGTACGAAGTTTTGAACAGCTAATGGCAATGCCACAGCTCAAAACCATTGCGATTATTGGATACGTGCTTGTGGGAATGATGTTCGTGGACTCTTGGAAGCGCGCAGGGTTTGTTGGATGGCGTGAGACGGAAAACTTAGGTCACGTGCGTCCCTCAAAGACTATTCAGGAATATACGACCCGGGCTTATAATCAGCGGAACCTATACCTTTCTGGGTTTGTACTGTATTTCAATCTCTGTATTCCAACTGTCATCAACATACTGCACAGTTTGGTGAAGCACGAGGAGTTGAGCAGAAGCGGTTCTAAAACCGCTGCAGAATCCGAAAAGATGAAGCAGTTGCGGAAGGAGTTGGCGCAAAAGGAAGCATCCTTGGAAGCGCTCAAGAAGCAGAAAGCCGGTCTAGAAGCACATTTTGATGCATCTGTGGAGTCTAAGGAAAAGACTTCGACGAAGGCCAAGAAAGAAGATTAG